One window from the genome of Salipiger abyssi encodes:
- a CDS encoding lytic transglycosylase domain-containing protein, which yields MKSSLPHILALCLLPGLALSQGVPTNDSGLTARDIVETGDREADLAIQADKLSVRELIAEIEREQLETLQRILDAQTSFGGQGLPAMVSGLESGSGDPDRAVEAVYGTGEIDPNPGGAQMFGDAAENIEQLIIRVAQETSGFAGVGRAGLSPVQWRALLQALIWQESRFTIGARSPVGAYGLTQIMPGTASDLGINPEYYDSPYLQVHGGARYLATQLNTFDGNIINALAAYNAGPGRVFEYGGVPPFRETQHYVQVIPERYNLYLTRIGGIEALGTIDPALLANANLSLTGHGAAFYGNNSPAAIRQAALRIADIVERISETEDVQESVALNTYARAELVRLVAARIRLQAARTRVLSAEELAQASARMAEGAFMDFTIREIE from the coding sequence TTGAAGTCTAGCCTGCCTCATATCCTAGCGCTTTGCCTGCTGCCAGGTCTCGCCTTGTCTCAAGGCGTGCCGACCAATGACAGTGGGCTGACCGCGCGTGATATCGTCGAGACTGGCGATCGCGAGGCAGACCTCGCGATCCAGGCCGACAAGCTTTCCGTGCGCGAACTCATCGCCGAGATCGAACGGGAGCAGCTGGAAACCCTGCAACGCATCCTCGATGCCCAGACCAGCTTCGGCGGTCAGGGCTTGCCGGCTATGGTCTCGGGGCTGGAAAGCGGCAGCGGCGATCCCGACCGCGCCGTGGAAGCCGTCTATGGCACGGGCGAGATCGACCCCAATCCCGGCGGTGCGCAGATGTTCGGCGACGCCGCCGAGAACATCGAGCAGCTCATCATCCGCGTCGCCCAGGAAACCAGCGGCTTTGCGGGTGTTGGCCGCGCAGGGCTCTCCCCCGTCCAATGGCGCGCGCTGCTGCAAGCGCTGATCTGGCAGGAAAGCCGGTTTACGATCGGTGCACGGTCTCCCGTCGGCGCCTATGGTCTCACCCAGATCATGCCGGGCACCGCCAGCGATCTGGGCATCAACCCGGAATACTATGACAGCCCTTACCTGCAGGTACATGGCGGCGCGCGCTATCTCGCGACCCAGCTCAACACATTCGATGGCAATATCATCAACGCGCTCGCGGCCTATAACGCCGGACCCGGCCGGGTTTTCGAGTATGGCGGCGTGCCGCCCTTCCGCGAGACCCAGCACTACGTCCAGGTGATCCCCGAACGCTATAACCTCTATTTGACCCGTATCGGCGGGATCGAAGCGCTTGGCACGATCGACCCCGCGCTTCTGGCCAATGCCAACCTCTCGCTCACGGGTCATGGCGCGGCCTTCTATGGCAACAATTCCCCAGCGGCGATTAGGCAGGCCGCCTTGCGTATTGCGGACATCGTCGAGCGGATTTCCGAAACCGAGGACGTGCAGGAGAGCGTCGCGCTCAACACCTATGCCCGCGCCGAACTCGTGCGCCTCGTCGCTGCACGCATCCGGCTTCAGGCTGCACGCACCCGAGTCCTCTCTGCCGAGGAGCTGGCCCAGGCCAGCGCCCGCATGGCAGAGGGCGCGTTCATGGACTTTACGATCAGGGAGATTGAATGA